One Halosegnis longus DNA window includes the following coding sequences:
- a CDS encoding DNA-directed DNA polymerase II large subunit, producing the protein MDDEAYFAQLERQLDAAFDVAEEAKTRGEDPKPEVEIPVAKDMADRVENILGIEGVAERVRELEGEMSREEAALELVTDFVEGTVGDYDSRAGKVEGAVRTAVALLTEGVVAAPIEGIDRVELLENDDGTEFINIYYAGPIRSAGGTAQALSVLVGDYARALLGIEEYNARTDETERYAEEIALYDKETGLQYTPKDKETKFIAKHMPVMLDGEPTGDEEVSGFRDLERVDTNSARGGMCLVLAEGIALKAPKIQRYTRQLDEIDWPWLQDLIDGTYYEDTDEASPDETDGDDAETKTETDDGQSDAEAGDGQPEPVGPPRAEPSQKFLRDLIAGRPVFSHPSESGGFRLRYGRARNHGFATAGVHPATMHIVDDFLATGTQIKTERPGKAGGVIPVDSIEGPTVKLANGDVRRIDDPAEAKEVRNGVVEILDLGEYLVNYGEFVENNHPLVPASYVAEWWQQDLAAAGADVQALADDPAVDLDSPDAEQALAWADEFDAPLHPTYTYLWHDLSVEAFESLAATVAESGRFAEADGGLLEAPTEPSATQTLVLPNTEAVTDALETLVVEHTQGDETVSVPDALPFVRSLGLTDDLDRTWETLSREAREWADGENAHRAATEVAPFDLQERAPTRIGNRMGRPEKSEQREMSPAVHTLFPIGEAGGSQRDVTGAAKQRDVSAASPGEVDVEVARRRCPDCDNDTFRGRCRDCGSWTEPHYVCPDCERDVEPDESGRAECPRCETLARSTEYRNLDLNEELRDAHEAVGERAGSYDILKGVKGLTSTHKIPEPLEKGILRAKNDVSSFKDGTVRYDMTDLPVTSVRAAELDVTVDQLRELGYETDIDGEPLRHDDQLVELQVQDIVLPDGAAEHMLRTADYVDDLLERYYGLDAFYELDDREELVGELVFGMAPHTSAAVVGRVIGFTSAAVGYAHPYFHAAKRRNCFHPETKLWYRDESDEWHHGRIDEFVESRLDPATAREDDFGTLVQELDGDVFVPSVTDNETETLKPVEAVSKHPAPDHMIRVETEGGRTLTVTPDHRLCRWNGAMEKIEASTVTAGDTLAVPTHQSGNYTEASRTAVADGGVVTDTVSSVEIVQSDTDYTYCLTVADTHTLVANDTYVAQCDGDEDCVMLLMDGLLNFSKEYLPDQRGGQMDAPLVMSSRIDPSEIDDEAHNMDIVDRYPREFYEATREQADPGDVDIQIAEDTLGTPDEYSGFDHTHDTTDIALGPDLSAYKTLGSMMDKMDAQLELARKLRAVDETDVAERVIEYHFLPDLIGNLRAFSRQETRCLDCGEKYRRMPLTGDCRECGGRVNLTVHEGSVNKYMDVAIRVAEEFGCREYTKQRLKILERSLESIFENDKNKQGSISDFM; encoded by the coding sequence ATGGACGACGAGGCGTACTTCGCACAGCTCGAACGACAGCTCGATGCCGCCTTCGACGTGGCCGAGGAGGCCAAGACGCGCGGCGAGGACCCGAAGCCCGAGGTGGAGATTCCGGTCGCGAAGGATATGGCCGACCGCGTCGAGAACATCCTTGGTATCGAGGGGGTCGCGGAACGGGTGCGCGAACTCGAAGGCGAGATGTCACGCGAGGAGGCCGCCCTCGAACTCGTGACGGACTTCGTCGAGGGGACGGTCGGCGACTACGACTCCCGCGCCGGGAAAGTGGAAGGGGCGGTCCGAACCGCCGTCGCGCTCCTCACCGAAGGTGTCGTCGCGGCCCCGATCGAGGGTATCGACCGGGTCGAACTGCTGGAAAACGACGACGGCACGGAGTTCATCAACATCTACTACGCCGGCCCGATTCGGTCCGCGGGCGGGACGGCACAGGCGCTGTCCGTCCTCGTTGGCGACTACGCCCGCGCGCTGCTTGGCATCGAGGAGTACAACGCCCGCACCGACGAGACGGAACGCTACGCCGAGGAAATCGCCCTCTACGACAAGGAGACCGGGCTCCAGTACACGCCGAAGGACAAGGAGACGAAGTTCATCGCCAAGCACATGCCCGTGATGTTGGACGGGGAGCCGACGGGCGACGAGGAGGTCTCTGGCTTTCGCGACCTCGAACGCGTCGACACCAACTCCGCCCGCGGCGGGATGTGTCTCGTGCTCGCCGAGGGAATCGCGCTCAAGGCCCCGAAGATTCAACGCTACACCCGCCAGCTCGACGAAATCGACTGGCCGTGGCTGCAGGACCTCATCGACGGCACCTACTACGAGGACACGGACGAGGCGAGTCCAGACGAAACCGACGGGGACGACGCCGAGACCAAGACCGAGACCGACGACGGACAATCGGACGCCGAAGCCGGTGACGGCCAGCCCGAGCCAGTCGGACCTCCCCGCGCGGAGCCGTCACAGAAGTTCCTGCGTGACCTCATCGCCGGGCGGCCGGTGTTCAGTCACCCCTCTGAGAGCGGCGGGTTTCGACTCCGCTACGGTCGCGCCAGAAATCACGGCTTCGCGACCGCCGGCGTCCACCCCGCGACGATGCACATCGTCGACGACTTCCTCGCGACCGGCACACAGATCAAGACCGAACGCCCGGGGAAGGCGGGCGGTGTCATTCCCGTCGACTCCATCGAGGGGCCGACGGTCAAACTCGCCAACGGCGACGTGCGCCGCATCGACGACCCGGCGGAGGCGAAGGAGGTTCGCAACGGCGTCGTCGAGATTCTCGACCTGGGGGAGTATCTCGTCAACTACGGCGAGTTCGTGGAGAACAATCACCCGCTCGTGCCGGCCTCCTACGTCGCCGAGTGGTGGCAACAGGACCTCGCGGCCGCGGGCGCGGACGTGCAGGCGCTCGCCGACGACCCCGCCGTCGACCTCGATTCCCCCGACGCCGAGCAGGCGCTCGCGTGGGCCGACGAGTTCGACGCCCCGCTCCATCCGACCTACACCTACCTCTGGCACGACCTCTCCGTCGAGGCGTTCGAGTCGCTGGCGGCGACGGTCGCGGAGTCGGGTCGCTTCGCCGAGGCCGACGGCGGCCTGCTCGAAGCCCCGACCGAGCCGTCGGCCACACAGACGCTCGTCCTTCCGAACACCGAGGCGGTCACCGACGCGCTCGAGACGCTCGTCGTCGAGCACACGCAGGGCGACGAGACCGTCTCCGTTCCCGACGCCCTCCCGTTCGTCCGCTCGCTCGGGCTGACCGACGACCTCGACCGGACGTGGGAAACGCTCTCGCGCGAGGCGCGCGAGTGGGCCGACGGCGAGAACGCCCACCGCGCCGCGACCGAGGTCGCGCCCTTCGACCTCCAAGAGCGAGCGCCCACCCGCATCGGCAACCGAATGGGTCGCCCCGAGAAGTCCGAACAGCGCGAGATGTCGCCGGCCGTCCACACCCTCTTCCCCATCGGCGAGGCGGGGGGAAGCCAGCGCGACGTGACCGGCGCGGCCAAACAGCGCGACGTGTCGGCCGCCTCCCCCGGCGAGGTCGACGTGGAGGTCGCGCGCCGCCGGTGTCCGGACTGCGACAACGACACCTTCCGCGGTCGCTGTCGCGACTGCGGCTCGTGGACGGAGCCACACTACGTCTGTCCCGACTGTGAGCGCGACGTGGAGCCGGACGAGTCGGGCCGCGCCGAGTGTCCCCGGTGTGAGACGCTCGCCCGCTCCACCGAGTACCGCAACCTCGATTTGAACGAGGAACTCCGTGACGCTCACGAGGCGGTCGGTGAACGCGCCGGCTCCTACGATATCCTCAAAGGCGTGAAGGGACTCACCTCGACGCACAAGATACCCGAGCCGCTCGAAAAGGGGATTCTCCGCGCGAAAAACGACGTGTCGTCGTTCAAGGACGGCACCGTCCGCTACGACATGACCGACCTCCCCGTCACCTCGGTCCGGGCGGCGGAACTCGACGTGACCGTCGACCAGCTGCGGGAGCTGGGGTACGAGACTGACATCGACGGCGAGCCGCTGCGCCACGACGACCAACTCGTCGAGCTACAGGTGCAGGATATCGTCCTCCCCGACGGTGCAGCCGAACACATGCTCCGCACCGCCGACTACGTCGACGACCTGCTCGAACGCTACTACGGGCTGGACGCCTTCTACGAACTCGACGACCGCGAGGAGCTCGTCGGCGAACTCGTCTTCGGGATGGCTCCCCACACCTCGGCGGCCGTCGTCGGCCGCGTCATCGGCTTCACCTCCGCGGCCGTCGGCTACGCGCATCCGTACTTCCACGCCGCGAAGCGCCGCAACTGCTTCCACCCCGAGACGAAGCTGTGGTACCGTGACGAGAGTGACGAGTGGCACCACGGTCGTATCGACGAGTTCGTCGAATCTCGGCTCGACCCCGCGACCGCCCGCGAGGACGATTTCGGGACGCTCGTTCAGGAACTCGACGGTGACGTGTTCGTTCCGTCTGTGACCGATAACGAAACTGAGACGCTGAAGCCGGTTGAGGCTGTCTCGAAACACCCGGCTCCCGACCACATGATTCGTGTCGAAACCGAGGGGGGACGAACGCTGACCGTTACTCCTGACCACCGTCTCTGCCGGTGGAATGGAGCCATGGAAAAAATCGAGGCAAGCACGGTTACTGCCGGCGATACTCTCGCTGTTCCGACACACCAATCAGGTAACTACACGGAAGCCTCCCGAACTGCCGTCGCTGATGGTGGTGTCGTGACAGATACCGTCTCGTCTGTCGAAATCGTTCAGAGTGACACCGACTACACCTACTGCCTCACGGTTGCAGACACGCATACGCTCGTCGCGAACGATACGTACGTCGCGCAGTGTGACGGCGACGAAGATTGTGTGATGCTCCTGATGGACGGTCTTCTGAACTTCTCGAAGGAGTATCTGCCCGACCAGCGGGGCGGCCAGATGGACGCGCCGCTGGTGATGTCCTCGCGCATCGACCCCTCGGAAATCGACGACGAGGCGCACAACATGGACATCGTGGACCGGTATCCGCGGGAGTTCTACGAGGCGACGCGCGAGCAGGCCGACCCCGGCGACGTGGATATCCAGATTGCGGAGGACACCCTCGGTACGCCCGACGAGTACAGCGGCTTCGACCACACCCACGACACGACGGATATCGCGCTCGGCCCCGACCTCTCGGCGTACAAGACTCTCGGGAGCATGATGGACAAGATGGACGCGCAACTCGAACTGGCGCGGAAGCTCCGCGCTGTCGACGAGACGGACGTGGCCGAACGGGTCATCGAGTACCACTTCCTGCCGGATCTCATCGGGAATCTGCGCGCGTTCAGCCGGCAGGAGACGCGGTGTCTCGACTGCGGCGAGAAGTACCGCCGGATGCCCCTGACCGGCGACTGCCGGGAGTGTGGTGGGCGCGTGAATCTCACGGTACACGAAGGCTCCGTCAACAAGTACATGGACGTGGCAATCCGCGTGGCCGAGGAGTTCGGCTGCCGTGAGTACACCAAACAGCGGCTGAAGATTCTCGAACGCTCACTGGAGTCCATCTTCGAGAACGACAAGAACAAGCAGGGAAGCATCAGCGACTTCATGTGA
- a CDS encoding PPC domain-containing DNA-binding protein, with protein sequence MDYRELEGTREFVAGLDHGGDWRAQIETFAAAEDIGAAFFVGLGAVQDVEFYFYDQDDQEYYPEYFDEPLEVAACVGNISTLDGEPFAHTHAVCSREDGTTVAGHLNSATVFAGELYVRAFDADLVREHDETTDLDLWPL encoded by the coding sequence ATGGATTACCGCGAACTCGAAGGAACACGCGAGTTCGTCGCGGGGCTCGACCACGGCGGCGACTGGCGCGCACAGATCGAGACGTTCGCCGCCGCCGAGGACATCGGCGCGGCCTTCTTCGTGGGACTCGGCGCGGTGCAGGACGTCGAGTTCTACTTCTACGACCAGGACGACCAGGAGTACTACCCCGAGTACTTCGACGAGCCGCTGGAGGTGGCCGCCTGCGTCGGCAACATCTCGACGCTGGACGGCGAGCCGTTCGCCCACACCCACGCGGTCTGTTCCCGCGAGGACGGCACGACGGTCGCCGGCCACCTGAACAGCGCGACGGTCTTTGCCGGCGAGCTGTACGTCCGGGCGTTCGACGCGGACCTCGTGCGCGAGCACGACGAGACGACCGACCTCGACCTCTGGCCACTGTAG
- a CDS encoding group I truncated hemoglobin: MSGERLYDRLGGREGIADVVDDFYAQLVGDEELGEFFADANIKRLRETQTDFLCEAAGGPETYDGPPVREAHLHVPFTPEHIDRAVELLYQSLEEHGVPDEDADAVVEAVAAYQEELLARPEDA, translated from the coding sequence ATGTCAGGAGAGCGGCTGTACGACCGACTCGGCGGTCGGGAGGGAATCGCCGACGTGGTCGATGACTTCTACGCGCAGTTGGTCGGCGACGAGGAACTGGGCGAGTTCTTCGCCGACGCGAACATCAAGCGGCTCCGCGAGACGCAGACCGACTTCCTCTGTGAGGCGGCCGGCGGCCCGGAGACGTACGACGGCCCGCCAGTTCGGGAGGCACACCTCCACGTGCCGTTCACTCCCGAACACATCGACCGCGCCGTCGAGCTACTGTATCAGAGTCTCGAGGAACACGGCGTCCCGGACGAGGACGCCGACGCGGTGGTCGAGGCCGTGGCAGCGTATCAGGAGGAGCTGCTGGCCCGTCCCGAGGACGCGTAA
- a CDS encoding Cdc6/Cdc18 family protein, producing the protein MTDDTPDAEDEESPATEPAPADETTGEFGLDSSDDAAGGRDSIDTADIDLDDIVLDEPADEPDEASRGLFDDLLEGEPIFENKEVLRPSYTPHKLPHREEQINNMATILVTALRGDTPSNILIYGKTGTGKTASAKFVSEELETTSKKYEVPCEVQYINCEVTDTQYRVLTQLANKFIDENEQLVEEKLDALRDLRERAADARTDEESTDDLDDGPSVEAVLASDLDVSEGPFESIDDLDARIEKLETDYEEFEPAPMTGWPTDRVYQTFFDAVDYHERVVVIMLDEIDKLVEKSGDDTLYNLSRMNSQLDNSRVSIMGISNDLKFTEFLDPRVKSSLGEEEIVFPPYDATQLRDILQQRSEVAFKPDSLGDDVIPLCAAFAAQEHGDARRALDLLRTAGELAERDRTEKVHEEHVRKAQEKIELDRVVEVVRTLPMQSKLVLYATVLLEKNGVHNINTGEVFNIYKRLCEEIDADVLTQRRVTDLISELDMLGIVNAVVVSKGRYGRTKEISMSVPLEETEAVLLSDSRIGEVEDAQPFVQARFDN; encoded by the coding sequence ATGACAGACGACACTCCCGACGCCGAGGACGAGGAATCGCCCGCCACAGAGCCGGCTCCCGCAGACGAAACGACGGGGGAGTTCGGTCTCGACAGCAGCGACGACGCCGCCGGCGGACGCGATTCCATCGACACCGCCGACATCGACCTCGACGATATCGTCCTCGACGAGCCGGCCGACGAGCCGGACGAGGCGTCGCGGGGGCTCTTCGACGACCTGCTGGAGGGAGAACCCATCTTCGAGAACAAGGAGGTGCTTCGCCCTTCCTACACTCCCCACAAGCTCCCCCACCGCGAGGAGCAGATCAACAACATGGCGACCATCCTCGTCACCGCCCTCCGCGGGGACACCCCCTCCAACATCCTCATCTACGGGAAGACCGGGACGGGCAAGACCGCGAGCGCGAAGTTCGTCTCCGAGGAGCTGGAGACCACCTCGAAGAAGTACGAGGTGCCCTGTGAGGTCCAGTACATCAACTGTGAGGTGACCGACACCCAGTACCGCGTGCTCACACAGCTCGCAAACAAGTTCATCGACGAGAACGAACAGCTCGTCGAGGAGAAGCTCGACGCGCTGCGGGACCTCCGTGAGCGTGCCGCCGACGCCCGCACCGACGAGGAGTCGACCGACGACCTCGACGACGGCCCGTCCGTCGAGGCCGTGCTCGCCAGCGACCTCGACGTGTCGGAGGGTCCCTTCGAGAGCATCGACGATCTCGACGCCCGCATCGAGAAGCTGGAGACCGACTACGAGGAGTTCGAGCCGGCCCCCATGACCGGCTGGCCCACCGACCGCGTCTACCAGACCTTCTTCGACGCCGTCGACTACCACGAGCGCGTGGTCGTCATCATGCTCGACGAAATCGACAAGCTCGTCGAGAAGTCCGGCGACGACACCCTGTACAATCTCTCGCGGATGAACTCACAGCTCGACAACTCCCGCGTCTCCATCATGGGTATCTCGAACGACCTGAAGTTCACCGAGTTCCTCGACCCTCGCGTTAAATCCTCTCTCGGCGAGGAAGAGATCGTCTTTCCACCCTATGACGCCACCCAGCTGCGCGACATCCTCCAGCAGCGCTCGGAGGTCGCGTTCAAACCCGACTCGCTGGGCGACGACGTGATTCCGCTGTGTGCGGCCTTCGCCGCACAGGAACACGGTGACGCGCGCCGCGCCCTCGACCTCCTGCGAACCGCCGGCGAACTCGCCGAGCGCGACCGCACCGAGAAGGTCCACGAGGAACACGTCCGCAAGGCACAGGAGAAAATCGAACTCGACCGCGTGGTCGAGGTGGTCCGCACCCTGCCGATGCAGTCGAAACTCGTCTTGTACGCGACGGTCCTCCTCGAGAAGAACGGCGTTCACAACATCAACACCGGCGAGGTGTTCAACATCTACAAGCGGCTGTGTGAGGAAATCGACGCCGACGTGCTCACCCAGCGCCGCGTCACCGACCTCATCTCCGAACTCGACATGCTGGGTATCGTCAACGCGGTCGTCGTCTCGAAGGGCCGGTACGGCCGCACGAAGGAAATCTCGATGTCGGTCCCACTCGAAGAGACGGAGGCGGTCCTGTTGTCGGACTCCCGCATCGGCGAGGTTGAGGACGCACAGCCGTTCGTTCAGGCGCGCTTCGACAACTGA